A single window of Chloracidobacterium sp. DNA harbors:
- the meaB gene encoding methylmalonyl Co-A mutase-associated GTPase MeaB: MMSEQDLIQKVLAGDTRSVARAISRIERGAEGSAAMMKNIFPNTGKAMIIGVTGSPGAGKSSLVDKLALHYLQEGERVGIICIDPSSPFSGGAILGDRIRMGTIGLNKNIFIRSMATRGNLGGLSRATVDAVAILDAAGFEKVIVETVGVGQDEVEIVKAADVSVVVLVPGMGDDIQAIKAGIMEIGDVFVINKADRDGVLRTKKELEALLSLAHRPDMWHPPIIPTVATESKGIDELATAIASYYEYQLQGESSILRRQAIAKWRLLELLQERLLSDLLMQPGTTEKLEALSLAVAEKRNDPYSAIDEIIKKI, translated from the coding sequence ATGATGTCGGAACAAGATCTTATACAAAAAGTATTGGCGGGAGACACCCGCTCCGTTGCACGGGCCATTTCGCGAATCGAACGCGGCGCCGAAGGCTCGGCGGCAATGATGAAGAATATATTCCCAAACACCGGTAAGGCGATGATCATCGGCGTGACGGGTTCGCCCGGTGCCGGCAAGTCCTCGCTGGTCGATAAACTCGCTTTACATTACCTCCAAGAGGGCGAGCGAGTCGGGATAATTTGTATCGATCCATCGAGTCCCTTCTCCGGCGGTGCCATCTTAGGCGACCGTATCCGAATGGGCACGATCGGACTGAATAAGAATATCTTCATTCGTTCTATGGCGACGCGGGGCAATCTCGGCGGCCTTTCGCGAGCGACTGTTGACGCAGTCGCCATCCTCGACGCAGCCGGATTTGAAAAGGTCATAGTAGAAACCGTCGGAGTCGGCCAAGATGAGGTCGAGATCGTTAAAGCGGCCGATGTATCGGTCGTCGTACTTGTACCGGGAATGGGCGATGACATTCAGGCGATAAAGGCGGGCATAATGGAGATCGGCGACGTTTTCGTAATAAACAAAGCTGATCGCGACGGTGTCCTTCGCACGAAAAAAGAACTCGAGGCACTGCTCTCCCTCGCACATCGCCCGGATATGTGGCATCCGCCGATAATTCCGACTGTCGCCACTGAAAGCAAGGGCATAGATGAATTGGCAACGGCCATTGCATCGTATTACGAATACCAGTTGCAAGGTGAATCGAGCATCTTGCGCCGTCAGGCAATTGCAAAATGGCGGTTGCTGGAACTTTTACAAGAACGGCTATTGAGTGATCTCTTGATGCAACCCGGAACTACCGAGAAACTCGAAGCACTTTCGCTCGCGGTCGCCGAAAAGCGAAATGATCCGTATTCGGCAATCGACGAGATCATCAAAAAGATATGA
- a CDS encoding site-2 protease family protein produces MGDIDLVNLISHLVVYMVVLLLAISAHEAGHAWMSYKYGDDTAFMLGRVTLNPVKHTDPIGTLLIPILGFVLGSAGGALGSIPLIGWGIPTPVNPRKWTKYKQANVMVSIAGIGANLILATIGFVIFKSLLEFHVITAENIDSGLMKPLIIFLQYMIMLNVSLAVFNLLPFPPLDGSKVLSTFLPASFQPVFALMEQYGFLILMLLVYWGVIGVIIRPVFSLVQYLLLTPWF; encoded by the coding sequence ATGGGTGATATCGATCTCGTCAATTTAATCAGTCACTTAGTCGTTTATATGGTGGTCTTGCTTCTGGCGATTTCCGCCCACGAGGCCGGACACGCCTGGATGTCTTACAAATACGGCGATGACACCGCATTTATGCTCGGCCGAGTCACGCTCAACCCCGTCAAGCATACTGACCCTATCGGCACACTTTTGATTCCTATACTGGGATTTGTCTTAGGTTCGGCGGGAGGTGCGTTGGGTAGCATTCCACTAATTGGGTGGGGCATACCGACGCCTGTAAATCCGCGAAAGTGGACAAAATACAAGCAGGCGAATGTAATGGTCTCGATCGCGGGCATCGGTGCCAATCTAATACTTGCGACGATCGGATTTGTGATATTCAAGTCACTTCTTGAGTTTCACGTCATTACTGCTGAAAATATCGATTCGGGCTTAATGAAGCCACTGATCATTTTCCTGCAATATATGATCATGCTCAACGTCTCGCTCGCGGTGTTCAATCTTCTACCGTTTCCGCCGCTTGACGGCAGCAAGGTCTTATCGACATTTTTGCCTGCGAGTTTTCAGCCGGTTTTTGCGTTGATGGAGCAATATGGTTTCCTGATCCTTATGCTTTTGGTTTACTGGGGCGTGATCGGTGTCATTATTCGGCCGGTCTTTAGCCTTGTGCAATATTTGCTCCTCACTCCCTGGTTTTAG
- a CDS encoding DUF3060 domain-containing protein, protein MKWISIALLILVTLISSCDMRSDTAKREMEDFSGTPTPTILPVPTEAPVDPADVVSIDATRESVAISVNGYKQTIPAVCKAFERLRINGNENIITVKGPCRQIMLNGDRNKVTADAATEFVLNGTNNAITYSRYVNGKRPIINDNADGNTVEKISTNAVTSNQPKRTIIK, encoded by the coding sequence ATGAAATGGATATCGATCGCATTGCTGATTTTGGTGACGCTAATTTCGTCGTGCGATATGCGTAGCGATACGGCAAAACGCGAGATGGAAGATTTTTCGGGCACACCGACGCCGACGATTTTACCGGTACCGACAGAGGCTCCGGTCGATCCGGCAGATGTCGTCAGCATTGACGCGACCCGCGAAAGCGTCGCAATATCGGTCAACGGTTACAAACAGACTATCCCGGCAGTTTGCAAAGCCTTCGAACGTCTGCGGATAAACGGCAACGAAAATATCATTACCGTCAAAGGTCCTTGCCGCCAGATAATGCTCAACGGCGATCGCAATAAAGTTACCGCCGACGCCGCAACCGAATTTGTCCTCAACGGCACCAACAACGCCATCACATATTCTCGCTACGTCAATGGCAAACGCCCGATCATCAACGACAACGCGGACGGCAATACTGTAGAAAAAATTTCGACCAACGCGGTGACATCAAATCAGCCAAAGCGTACCATCATAAAATGA
- the trpS gene encoding tryptophan--tRNA ligase, with translation MKKRIFSGAQPTGELHIGNYLGALKNWVALQDEYESFYCIVNLHAITLPQDPQSLRQKTLDLARIYLAAGVDPKKATIFIQSDVPEHAELTWVLSCIARMGELERMTQFKDKTRKYRDESGSGDGKGSGYGGGHGSGGGYGDGTGDGSGNRHESEIRAKQRAGVGLFTYPILMAADILLYQTDLVPVGQDQKQHLELSRDLAIRFNRDFGDTFKVPEPFIPKAGANIKSLQDPAKKMSKSDENPNGSIFLLDDADTITKKIKKAVTDSGTEISFDESRPAIANLLTIYQLLTGKSAEDCVANFEGKGYGQFKGELAEATIEFLRPFQERIKEYDDATLGNILKSGAEKARSIAAETLKDVYSRTGIR, from the coding sequence ATGAAGAAACGCATTTTCAGCGGTGCTCAGCCGACAGGTGAGCTACATATCGGGAATTATCTCGGCGCTCTCAAGAATTGGGTGGCATTGCAGGACGAGTACGAATCGTTTTACTGCATTGTAAATCTCCACGCAATAACCTTACCGCAGGACCCACAAAGTCTCAGGCAAAAGACGCTCGACCTCGCTCGAATATATCTCGCCGCAGGTGTTGACCCTAAAAAGGCGACGATATTTATCCAGTCCGACGTTCCCGAACACGCCGAGTTGACCTGGGTTCTATCGTGCATTGCCCGAATGGGCGAGCTCGAGCGGATGACGCAGTTCAAAGACAAAACTAGGAAATATAGGGATGAATCGGGTTCAGGAGATGGAAAAGGTTCGGGTTATGGAGGTGGTCACGGTTCAGGCGGGGGATACGGTGATGGAACCGGAGATGGTTCTGGAAATCGACACGAGTCGGAAATACGGGCGAAGCAGAGGGCCGGTGTCGGGCTGTTTACTTATCCGATCTTGATGGCTGCCGACATTCTGCTTTATCAAACCGACCTTGTGCCGGTCGGGCAAGATCAAAAACAACATCTCGAACTAAGCCGCGATCTGGCAATACGTTTCAACCGCGATTTTGGCGATACATTCAAAGTTCCGGAGCCTTTCATCCCAAAGGCGGGAGCGAATATTAAATCCTTACAGGATCCTGCGAAAAAGATGTCGAAATCAGACGAGAATCCGAATGGTTCGATATTCTTGCTTGACGATGCCGATACGATCACGAAAAAGATCAAAAAGGCCGTTACAGATTCGGGCACCGAGATCAGCTTTGACGAATCTAGACCGGCGATCGCCAATCTTTTAACGATCTATCAGTTACTTACCGGAAAGTCCGCCGAGGATTGTGTTGCTAATTTCGAAGGCAAAGGCTACGGCCAGTTCAAAGGCGAACTCGCCGAGGCAACTATCGAATTCCTACGGCCTTTCCAGGAACGCATTAAAGAATATGACGACGCCACGCTCGGCAATATCCTCAAATCCGGAGCCGAAAAAGCCCGTTCGATAGCAGCGGAAACATTGAAAGATGTCTATTCTCGTACCGGAATTCGTTAG
- the scpB gene encoding SMC-Scp complex subunit ScpB, whose protein sequence is MALVEALIFVADEPITAKLLAEVLDEERESIEAAIEEVVREYAERGSGLQLREIAGGWQLATRTELHDDVRKFLRTRPSAKLSLASLETLAVIAYKQPVTVPEILEIRGVQSASAIKTLLDKRLIVAKGRKEAVGRPMMYGTSKEFLVQFGLKDLSELPSIEDFEDLVQ, encoded by the coding sequence ATGGCTCTGGTCGAAGCGTTGATATTTGTCGCCGACGAACCCATCACTGCCAAGCTGCTTGCTGAGGTTTTGGACGAAGAACGTGAGAGCATCGAGGCAGCGATCGAAGAAGTCGTCCGAGAATACGCAGAACGCGGCAGCGGCCTGCAACTTCGCGAGATCGCCGGCGGATGGCAACTCGCCACCCGTACGGAACTGCACGACGACGTGCGAAAGTTCCTACGCACACGGCCGTCTGCCAAACTTTCGCTCGCCTCTCTGGAGACGCTTGCGGTTATCGCATATAAACAACCCGTGACCGTGCCGGAGATACTTGAGATCCGCGGCGTCCAATCTGCTTCGGCGATCAAAACCCTTCTCGACAAACGTCTCATCGTCGCCAAGGGCCGCAAAGAAGCCGTCGGCCGCCCGATGATGTATGGCACGTCCAAGGAATTTCTGGTTCAATTTGGGCTGAAAGATCTGTCTGAACTGCCGAGTATCGAGGATTTCGAGGATCTGGTTCAGTAA
- a CDS encoding segregation/condensation protein A, translating into MQTTPEKYTFDFGNETARIGAESGDNITVSIGDFAGPLDLLLFLIKQEQANIFDIPIARITEKYLEYIRLMKRLDISVAADFLVMAATLIEIKSKLLLPRDPLAAEDEEIDDPRQELVDRLLEYEKFKTAAGMLYERSTIEQAIFTRGPIESDDNNAEIDATVFDILTVFQKIVARHVDEVKMEIAREEISLADMIKTLHRRITETGEINLLKFFEEMHSHRELVTAFIAVLEIVRTEGVKLLQSKTFGEIILRKV; encoded by the coding sequence ATGCAAACAACACCGGAAAAATATACATTTGATTTCGGGAATGAAACAGCGCGGATCGGCGCGGAGTCCGGCGATAACATTACTGTTTCGATAGGCGATTTTGCCGGCCCGCTCGACCTGCTTCTGTTTTTGATCAAACAAGAACAAGCAAATATCTTTGACATCCCGATCGCCCGCATTACCGAAAAGTACCTCGAATATATTCGGCTGATGAAGCGGCTCGACATTTCGGTCGCCGCCGACTTTTTGGTAATGGCCGCGACACTGATCGAGATCAAATCGAAGTTGCTGCTGCCCCGCGATCCTCTGGCCGCCGAGGACGAAGAGATCGACGATCCGCGGCAAGAGCTAGTCGACCGTTTGCTCGAATACGAAAAATTTAAGACCGCCGCCGGAATGCTTTACGAACGCTCGACCATTGAGCAAGCCATCTTTACTCGCGGGCCGATCGAATCAGATGATAATAATGCCGAGATCGACGCGACCGTCTTTGATATCCTTACGGTATTTCAAAAGATAGTTGCCCGGCACGTCGACGAAGTAAAAATGGAGATCGCCCGCGAAGAGATCTCGCTCGCGGATATGATAAAAACGCTCCATCGACGGATAACCGAGACGGGCGAAATAAACTTGCTCAAGTTCTTTGAGGAAATGCACTCGCACCGCGAACTTGTCACCGCATTCATCGCGGTTTTGGAGATCGTCCGGACCGAAGGCGTCAAACTGCTCCAAAGTAAAACATTCGGCGAAATCATTTTGAGAAAAGTATGA
- a CDS encoding rRNA pseudouridine synthase, with protein sequence MQERLNKLIAQAGIASRRAADEIIKSGDVTINGEIITELGTKADPEKDHIKVRGKLINTKIQSRVDIYVLLNKPKGYLSSSADPEGRKLVTDLVKSRAKLHPVGRLDYNTEGLIILTNNGAFTNYVASSKMIPKVYDVKVKGLPNANAINKLRRGILLEDGFKTAPAEITELTATEKNGWFEVTLFEGHNQQIRKMFDAIGHSVVKLKRISIGPISDKYLPVGESRLLTEEEVQSFRDNPTGKKKPARR encoded by the coding sequence ATGCAGGAGAGATTGAACAAACTTATCGCTCAAGCCGGGATCGCTTCGCGGCGGGCGGCAGACGAAATTATTAAGTCCGGCGACGTGACTATCAACGGAGAGATCATCACCGAACTCGGCACCAAGGCTGACCCCGAAAAAGATCACATAAAGGTTCGCGGCAAGCTCATTAATACAAAGATCCAGTCCCGCGTCGATATCTACGTGCTATTAAATAAGCCAAAAGGATATCTCTCGAGCTCTGCCGACCCGGAAGGCCGCAAACTCGTCACCGACCTTGTTAAAAGCCGAGCGAAACTCCATCCCGTTGGCCGACTCGATTACAATACCGAGGGTTTGATCATCCTCACTAATAATGGGGCTTTCACTAATTATGTGGCATCGTCGAAGATGATCCCGAAGGTTTACGACGTCAAGGTCAAAGGACTGCCCAATGCCAACGCTATAAACAAGCTTCGCCGCGGCATTCTGCTCGAGGATGGGTTTAAGACCGCCCCCGCTGAGATCACTGAGTTGACCGCAACCGAAAAGAACGGTTGGTTTGAGGTCACGCTATTTGAGGGACACAATCAACAGATCCGCAAAATGTTCGATGCGATCGGTCATTCGGTCGTAAAATTAAAACGTATTTCGATCGGCCCGATCTCTGACAAGTACTTGCCCGTAGGCGAATCGCGATTGTTGACCGAAGAAGAGGTCCAGTCGTTTCGTGATAACCCGACCGGAAAAAAGAAACCCGCGAGACGATAG
- a CDS encoding DinB family protein, whose translation MENEAKVTRHVLERVPADKFGWKPHEKSMAMGRLAVHCAEMFGWTKETLKSDALDFATMDFTPFEPTSNEELLAFFDDHIAKAKLIISETSDETFLTDWTMRNGDQVYMTMPKVAVMRSFVMNHIIHHRGQLSVYLRLNDIPVPSMYGPSADEGGM comes from the coding sequence TTGGAGAACGAAGCGAAGGTCACCCGCCACGTTCTCGAGCGAGTTCCGGCCGACAAATTTGGCTGGAAACCACACGAAAAATCGATGGCGATGGGCAGACTGGCAGTCCACTGTGCGGAAATGTTCGGCTGGACCAAAGAAACACTCAAGAGCGATGCTCTGGATTTTGCCACAATGGACTTTACGCCATTTGAGCCGACTTCTAATGAAGAGCTTCTCGCGTTCTTTGACGATCATATTGCCAAGGCAAAGCTCATTATCAGCGAAACGTCCGACGAGACATTTCTGACTGACTGGACGATGAGAAATGGCGATCAGGTCTATATGACAATGCCAAAGGTCGCTGTGATGCGATCTTTTGTGATGAATCACATTATTCATCATCGAGGACAGCTTTCCGTCTATCTTCGCCTTAATGATATTCCCGTGCCGTCGATGTACGGGCCATCGGCGGATGAGGGCGGAATGTAG
- a CDS encoding CoA-binding protein, with the protein MDWKENLLTTDEQIREMLGDTKTIAVLGIKPESHSGQPAFYVAKYMQDAGFKIIPVPVYYPDVTEILGEPVVRDLSKVPGDIDLLNVFRRSDDIRKHTLEIIAKKPKYVWFQLGIRNDEVAERLAQAGIKVVQDLCLMVEHRALM; encoded by the coding sequence ATGGATTGGAAAGAGAACTTGCTAACAACAGACGAGCAGATCCGGGAAATGCTTGGCGACACCAAAACGATCGCGGTGTTGGGCATCAAGCCTGAATCGCATTCGGGCCAGCCGGCATTTTATGTGGCGAAATATATGCAGGACGCGGGTTTCAAGATCATTCCGGTGCCGGTCTATTATCCCGACGTGACGGAAATACTGGGCGAACCGGTAGTTCGCGATCTGAGTAAGGTGCCGGGCGATATCGATTTGTTAAATGTATTTAGGCGTTCGGACGACATTCGCAAGCACACGCTCGAAATTATTGCCAAAAAGCCAAAGTATGTATGGTTTCAGCTCGGAATTCGGAACGACGAGGTCGCCGAACGACTTGCGCAGGCGGGCATCAAAGTTGTTCAGGATCTATGCTTGATGGTCGAGCACAGGGCGTTGATGTAA
- the mce gene encoding methylmalonyl-CoA epimerase codes for MKINHLGIATNGIDEALKFWQDALGLENIHTEIVEDQKVRVAMLPLGESRIELLEPTSEDSPISKFLEKRGGGIHHIAVEVDDIAASLAKLKSQGMRLIDDEPRIGAEGCLVAFVHPTTTGGVLLELVQTRH; via the coding sequence ATGAAGATCAACCATCTAGGTATTGCCACAAACGGCATCGACGAAGCTCTGAAGTTCTGGCAAGATGCACTCGGACTTGAAAATATACATACCGAGATCGTCGAAGATCAAAAGGTACGAGTCGCGATGCTCCCGCTCGGCGAGAGTCGCATCGAGCTCCTCGAACCGACCAGCGAAGATTCGCCAATATCAAAGTTTCTGGAGAAACGAGGCGGCGGCATTCATCATATTGCGGTCGAGGTCGATGACATTGCGGCATCGCTCGCGAAACTAAAATCGCAAGGTATGCGTTTAATTGATGATGAACCGCGTATCGGTGCCGAGGGTTGTCTTGTGGCTTTCGTTCATCCGACGACGACGGGCGGCGTTTTGCTCGAACTGGTGCAAACACGCCATTGA
- a CDS encoding peptidylprolyl isomerase, producing the protein MSNLTKGLILVGVIIAIGAGLVVWKKKVGGHSTESFNQISREEVEMLLADVSKQNPAILKRLNEDPELKKQQLESLRQLLAFASQAKADGLTAEPNNKQELENIKAEITAVNYDREMNKDKGPMPPFGFITEDMINQYWGEDNSPAAPTGGFAGLMEKLGLGTPAESRTHAAEFEDFLNTKVALLKAGNPEMANREISEEEKTQAKEVFAKIRIYKKEYDTKAAAGEVPKELVDRISLQVKLQQAQFLARIYSETLTDKMKVTDEDIDKYIAEHPELSPTEKRNKAMEILNRAKSGEDFAVLANEFSEDPGNKGPEAGAGKGGLYADVPKGRMVAPFETAALALEPGQISAELVETDFGFHIIKLERKLGKKDAAAKDETYDVRHILISTNFKDPEKPNAPEMPVKEYVRTKLEADKEKELVDKIVAANNVQVPTDFTVPQVTDEQMKQMQQMQQMQPPPGSEPGEPGEPGKPGKDGKEVKPAPPAPKKPEVKK; encoded by the coding sequence TTGAGCAATTTAACTAAAGGTCTTATTTTAGTCGGCGTGATCATTGCGATCGGTGCTGGACTCGTTGTTTGGAAAAAGAAGGTCGGCGGGCACTCGACCGAATCGTTTAATCAGATCAGCCGCGAAGAGGTCGAAATGTTGCTGGCCGATGTCTCGAAACAGAATCCGGCGATCTTGAAGCGTTTGAACGAAGATCCGGAACTTAAAAAGCAGCAGCTTGAGAGTCTCAGGCAGTTATTGGCGTTTGCCAGCCAGGCCAAGGCTGACGGTTTAACCGCGGAACCCAACAACAAACAGGAACTCGAAAATATTAAGGCTGAGATCACCGCGGTCAACTATGATCGCGAGATGAACAAAGACAAAGGCCCGATGCCGCCGTTTGGGTTCATTACTGAGGATATGATCAATCAGTATTGGGGTGAGGACAACAGCCCCGCAGCACCTACAGGCGGCTTTGCCGGCTTGATGGAGAAGTTGGGACTCGGCACGCCGGCCGAAAGCCGTACTCACGCTGCAGAATTTGAGGATTTTCTGAATACCAAGGTCGCACTTCTCAAGGCCGGTAACCCCGAAATGGCAAACCGCGAGATATCGGAAGAAGAGAAGACTCAGGCCAAAGAAGTTTTCGCTAAGATCCGCATTTATAAGAAAGAGTACGACACCAAGGCCGCAGCCGGCGAAGTACCTAAGGAATTGGTCGACCGCATCAGCCTTCAGGTAAAGCTCCAGCAGGCACAGTTTCTTGCCCGTATCTACTCTGAGACGCTGACAGACAAAATGAAGGTCACGGACGAGGATATTGATAAATATATCGCGGAGCACCCTGAATTGAGCCCAACTGAAAAGCGCAACAAGGCAATGGAGATACTGAACCGTGCTAAGAGCGGTGAGGATTTTGCCGTACTTGCCAACGAGTTTTCCGAAGATCCCGGCAACAAGGGCCCCGAGGCCGGAGCCGGTAAGGGCGGTCTTTATGCCGATGTGCCAAAGGGCCGAATGGTGGCACCTTTTGAAACTGCGGCTCTTGCACTCGAACCCGGACAGATAAGTGCGGAACTAGTTGAGACCGACTTTGGTTTTCACATCATAAAGCTTGAGCGAAAGCTGGGCAAAAAAGATGCAGCAGCCAAGGACGAGACATACGACGTTCGACACATCCTGATCTCAACCAACTTCAAGGATCCCGAAAAGCCGAACGCTCCTGAAATGCCGGTCAAGGAATATGTCCGAACCAAGCTCGAGGCCGACAAGGAAAAAGAACTGGTGGACAAGATCGTCGCGGCAAACAACGTTCAGGTCCCGACCGATTTCACGGTCCCGCAGGTTACCGACGAACAGATGAAGCAGATGCAGCAGATGCAGCAGATGCAGCCGCCTCCGGGATCGGAACCGGGTGAGCCGGGTGAACCTGGCAAACCGGGCAAAGACGGAAAGGAAGTCAAGCCTGCTCCGCCTGCTCCCAAAAAGCCGGAAGTTAAAAAGTAA
- a CDS encoding acyl-CoA dehydrogenase family protein has product MNFELSEEQLQIKYSIREFAESEIKPHVMEWDETQHFPAELRPKLAELGLMGILFPEEYGGSAMGYVEYATIIEELGRVCGSVGLSVAAHNSLCSNHIYMFGSEEQKQKYLVPLATGESFGAWGLTESQAGSDASGTRTNAVGVDGGWKVNGSKNFITHAIACNTLVAVAVTDKDKGNRGISAFIFDKSMEGFRSDKKENKLGMRASETASVIFEDCIVPDENRLGNEGDGFMQAMKVLDGGRISIAALSVGIAQGAYEAAVKYAKEREQFGKPIAKFQAIQFKLADMATQIECSRLLTLQAAATKDAGKPVTQKSAMAKLFASETAVRVSEESVQIHGGYGYTKDYPAEKFWRDSKLCTIGEGTSEIQRVVIAKNLLSSF; this is encoded by the coding sequence ATGAACTTTGAACTTTCCGAAGAACAGCTCCAGATCAAATACAGCATTCGCGAATTTGCCGAAAGCGAGATCAAACCCCACGTAATGGAATGGGACGAGACCCAACACTTCCCTGCCGAACTGCGGCCTAAACTTGCTGAATTGGGACTGATGGGAATCCTTTTTCCGGAAGAATACGGCGGTTCCGCAATGGGATATGTCGAATACGCAACGATCATTGAGGAACTCGGACGCGTCTGCGGTTCCGTTGGGCTTTCCGTCGCCGCACATAACTCATTGTGTTCGAATCACATATATATGTTCGGATCCGAGGAACAAAAGCAGAAATACCTAGTGCCGCTGGCAACCGGCGAGAGTTTTGGTGCGTGGGGATTGACCGAATCGCAGGCAGGTTCTGATGCCTCAGGCACCCGAACAAACGCCGTCGGTGTCGATGGCGGTTGGAAGGTGAACGGATCGAAGAATTTTATTACTCACGCGATCGCTTGCAACACTCTGGTCGCCGTCGCTGTGACTGACAAAGATAAAGGCAACCGCGGCATCTCGGCATTTATCTTCGACAAATCGATGGAAGGTTTTCGCTCGGATAAAAAAGAAAACAAGCTCGGAATGCGGGCATCGGAGACTGCGTCGGTGATTTTCGAAGATTGTATCGTCCCCGACGAAAATCGTCTCGGCAATGAAGGCGATGGATTTATGCAGGCAATGAAGGTACTCGACGGCGGGCGTATCTCGATCGCCGCTCTCTCTGTCGGAATTGCTCAGGGAGCGTACGAAGCTGCGGTAAAATATGCGAAAGAACGCGAGCAGTTCGGAAAACCTATTGCAAAGTTTCAGGCCATTCAATTCAAACTCGCGGATATGGCGACCCAGATAGAATGTTCTCGACTCTTGACTCTACAAGCTGCGGCAACCAAAGACGCCGGAAAGCCCGTCACACAAAAATCAGCGATGGCGAAGCTTTTTGCTTCGGAAACCGCAGTCCGCGTTTCCGAAGAATCCGTTCAGATCCACGGCGGTTACGGCTATACGAAAGATTATCCGGCAGAAAAGTTTTGGCGTGACTCCAAGCTTTGCACCATCGGCGAGGGCACCAGTGAGATCCAGAGGGTCGTAATTGCCAAGAATCTCTTGAGTTCGTTTTAG
- a CDS encoding DUF2237 domain-containing protein: MSYTNGNGNGNGNGHAPKPKNVLGGVLESCCTDPMTGFYRDGYCRTGVDDTGRHTVCIEATTEFLAFSKAAGNDLSTPMPQYQFPGIVAGDKWCLCMLRWREALNAGMAPRVYLRATHEAALTVVSLEDLKAHAVDE; encoded by the coding sequence ATGAGCTATACCAACGGAAATGGAAATGGAAACGGCAACGGACACGCTCCGAAGCCTAAAAATGTGCTCGGCGGTGTGCTCGAAAGCTGCTGCACTGATCCGATGACCGGATTTTATCGCGACGGATATTGCCGCACGGGCGTTGACGACACGGGACGCCATACGGTCTGTATCGAGGCAACGACCGAGTTTCTAGCTTTTTCAAAAGCAGCGGGTAATGACCTTTCGACTCCGATGCCGCAATATCAGTTTCCCGGCATTGTTGCGGGCGATAAATGGTGTCTGTGTATGCTCCGCTGGCGTGAGGCACTAAATGCCGGAATGGCTCCGCGAGTCTATTTACGGGCTACGCACGAAGCGGCCTTGACCGTAGTTTCGCTCGAGGATCTGAAAGCTCACGCCGTCGATGAATAG